A stretch of the Nerophis ophidion isolate RoL-2023_Sa linkage group LG29, RoL_Noph_v1.0, whole genome shotgun sequence genome encodes the following:
- the leprotl1 gene encoding leptin receptor overlapping transcript-like 1 — protein MAGIKALITLSFGGAIGLMFLMLGCALPVYDKYWPLFLLFFYILSPIPYCISRRVVDDADSASNACKELAIFLTTGIVISAFGLPVVFARAEVIAWGACALVLTGNIVIFGTILGFFLVFGSNDDFSWQQW, from the exons ATGGCCGGGATCAAAG CTCTCATCACACTGTCCTTTGGAGGGGCCATTGGTCTCATGTTCCTCATGCTGGGATGTGCCCTGCCTGTGTATGA CAAATACTGGCCGctgttcctcctcttcttctacaTCCTCTCGCCCATCCCGTACTGCATCTCACGGCGGGTGGTGGACGACGCCGACTCGGCGAGCAACGCCTGCAAAGAGCTGGCCATCTTCCTCACGACGGGCATCGTCATCTCGGCCTTCGGCCTGCCCGTCGTGTTTGCCAGAGCTGAAGTG ATCGCATGGGGGGCGTGCGCGCTCGTCCTGACGGGAAACATCGTCATCTTCGGGACCATCCTGGGCTTCTTCCTGGTCTTCGGGTCCAATGAC